The Deltaproteobacteria bacterium genome window below encodes:
- a CDS encoding tellurite resistance TerB family protein — protein sequence MGLLSKLTGMTSTKQPNDNVLLVHAMLLMAGADGAIESEEIATVEAFVTCLSEFKSENFGNLVGEAQKMLRKYNSLKESVAALQHLSTPALRYKAFVLAADIAMSSGDVDEAEDQLLETMQRLLQIDDQTAQTVIWVLQQKYAR from the coding sequence ATGGGCCTGCTCTCCAAACTCACCGGAATGACCTCCACCAAGCAGCCGAACGACAACGTGCTGTTGGTCCACGCCATGTTGCTCATGGCGGGTGCCGACGGTGCGATCGAGTCGGAGGAGATCGCCACCGTCGAGGCGTTCGTCACCTGCCTGTCGGAGTTCAAGAGCGAGAACTTCGGCAACCTGGTGGGCGAGGCGCAGAAGATGCTGCGCAAGTACAACAGCCTCAAGGAGTCGGTCGCGGCGCTGCAGCACCTGAGCACGCCGGCGCTGCGCTACAAGGCCTTCGTGCTGGCCGCCGACATCGCGATGAGCTCGGGCGACGTCGACGAGGCCGAGGACCAGCTGCTCGAGACCATGCAGCGCCTGCTGCAGATCGACGACCAGACCGCGCAGACGGTGATCTGGGTGCTGCAGCAGAAGTACGCGCGCTAG
- a CDS encoding glycosyltransferase family 2 protein codes for MTDLVPITNADASITTTGAFMHEHAGVSIVIPAYNEERGAGPVIEEMLALLRRELANIPWEVLIVDDGSSDRTAEVIAKYESDELRLIRHPHNRGYGAAIKTGVNAAAHPWILITDADGTYPAKHIPELLSHRRNFHMVVGARTGPKAAVAMLRRPPKYVLRKLASYLSRQDIPDLNSGLRLMRKDILQRFENILPDQFSYTTTITLAMFSAGFHVKYLQIDYLKREGKSKIRPIADTIGFTKLIFRTILYFDPLRVFIPAAGLFIIASLLVASISAMSGQLMDVTTVLLFTTGFQLLMMGMLADMLNRRLP; via the coding sequence ATGACTGACCTGGTTCCGATCACCAACGCCGATGCGTCCATCACGACCACCGGTGCCTTCATGCACGAGCACGCCGGGGTGTCGATCGTCATCCCCGCGTACAACGAAGAACGCGGCGCGGGCCCGGTCATCGAGGAGATGTTGGCGCTGTTGCGGCGCGAGCTCGCGAACATCCCGTGGGAGGTGCTCATCGTCGACGACGGCTCGTCCGATCGCACCGCCGAGGTGATCGCGAAGTACGAATCCGACGAGCTGCGGCTGATCCGTCACCCGCACAACCGCGGCTACGGCGCGGCGATCAAGACCGGCGTCAATGCGGCGGCCCACCCGTGGATCCTCATCACGGACGCCGACGGTACCTACCCCGCCAAGCACATCCCGGAGCTGCTCAGCCACCGCCGCAACTTCCACATGGTCGTGGGTGCGCGCACCGGGCCCAAGGCCGCGGTCGCGATGCTGCGGCGCCCGCCCAAGTACGTGCTGCGCAAGCTCGCGTCGTACCTCAGCCGGCAGGACATCCCCGATCTCAACAGCGGGCTCCGGCTGATGCGCAAGGACATCCTGCAGCGCTTCGAGAACATCCTGCCCGATCAGTTCAGCTACACCACGACCATCACGCTGGCGATGTTCTCGGCGGGCTTCCACGTGAAGTACCTGCAGATCGACTACTTGAAGCGCGAGGGCAAGTCGAAGATCCGCCCCATCGCCGACACCATCGGCTTCACCAAGCTCATCTTCCGCACCATCCTCTACTTCGATCCGCTGCGGGTGTTCATCCCCGCCGCCGGCCTGTTCATCATCGCCTCGCTGCTGGTGGCGTCGATCTCGGCGATGTCCGGTCAGCTGATGGATGTGACGACGGTGCTGCTGTTCACCACCGGCTTCCAGCTGTTGATGATGGGCATGCTCGCCGACATGCTCAACCGTAGGCTGCCGTGA
- a CDS encoding flippase-like domain-containing protein — translation MIEGAPPPETPQPDPEGPARATAAAPEPAARRFRLDWRILPPLVVTVVVMLVLVRRLAGPEAFFAALAGADWSLLLAAVALVAANLWLAAQRWIVVLAAMGIRLSLARALEAMLATWPLALLTPGRASDVLRGVAIRDVAPVLVGTGSVLAERAIDLQSLCLITLVGGAMVGVRSAVVLAAVLLALEWAVIVLVVRRADLVLRLPLLRRRPAQVEQLLLAFGALLRAPRRLLVAALLSLSSWAAAVAMLQTLLWMTHAEVDPLRTLALWPAAVLAGMVPITLAGMGTRDGAFVYLLGATGYRPILEGPLLAATFGYAVLGTLLFAIAGIPFTVRFVLRLSRAG, via the coding sequence GTGATCGAGGGCGCGCCGCCGCCCGAGACCCCGCAACCAGACCCCGAAGGGCCCGCGCGCGCGACAGCAGCGGCGCCCGAGCCCGCGGCCCGCCGCTTCCGCCTCGACTGGCGCATCCTGCCGCCGCTGGTGGTGACCGTGGTGGTCATGCTCGTGCTGGTGCGCCGGCTCGCCGGCCCCGAAGCCTTCTTCGCGGCGCTCGCGGGCGCCGATTGGAGCCTGCTGTTGGCCGCGGTCGCATTGGTGGCGGCGAACCTGTGGCTGGCGGCGCAGCGTTGGATCGTCGTGCTGGCGGCGATGGGCATCCGACTGTCGCTGGCGCGCGCGCTGGAGGCCATGCTCGCGACCTGGCCGCTGGCGCTCCTCACCCCCGGGCGCGCCAGCGACGTCCTGCGCGGGGTCGCGATCCGCGACGTCGCGCCGGTGCTGGTCGGCACCGGCAGCGTGCTCGCCGAGAGGGCCATCGACCTGCAGAGCCTGTGTCTCATCACGCTGGTCGGGGGCGCCATGGTCGGGGTCCGCAGCGCGGTGGTGCTGGCGGCGGTGCTGTTGGCGCTCGAGTGGGCGGTGATCGTGCTCGTGGTCCGGCGTGCCGACCTCGTGCTGCGCCTGCCGCTGCTGCGGCGGCGCCCCGCGCAGGTCGAGCAGCTGCTGCTGGCGTTCGGCGCGTTGCTGCGCGCGCCCCGGCGCCTGCTGGTCGCGGCGCTGCTGTCGCTGTCGTCGTGGGCCGCGGCGGTCGCGATGCTGCAGACGCTGCTGTGGATGACCCACGCCGAGGTCGATCCGCTGCGCACGCTGGCGCTGTGGCCCGCGGCCGTGCTGGCCGGCATGGTGCCGATCACCCTGGCCGGCATGGGCACCCGCGACGGCGCGTTCGTGTACCTGCTGGGCGCGACCGGCTACCGGCCGATCCTCGAGGGGCCGCTGCTGGCGGCCACCTTCGGCTACGCCGTGCTGGGCACGTTGCTGTTCGCGATTGCGGGCATCCCCTTCACCGTGCGGTTCGTGCTACGCCTCTCGCGCGCGGGTTGA